The DNA region TACGGAACGCACCACGCGACAGCGGGAGGCTCCACTCGACAGAGCGGGAGCTCGGGGCGATCGGGGTGATGGCCCTCAGGCGGGGGCCGGGCCGGTGGAACCGCGGACCACGAGCTCCGGTTCGAAGAGCAGCTCGTCGCTGGCGACCGTCGCCCCGTTGATCTGACTGACCAGCAGGTCGATCGCCGCGCGACCCATCGGCTCGATCGGCTGTCGGACCGTGGTCAGCGGGGGATCGGTGCAGTTCATCAGCGCCGAGTCGTCGTACCCGATCACCGAGACGTCATCCGGCACGCGCAGCCCCGCCCTGCGCACGGCGCGGATCGCACCGAGGGCCAGGGGGTCGCTGGCGCAGATGATGCCGGTGACACCGGTGCGCAGCAGCCGGGTCGCTGCCGCCTGGCCGCTCTCCAGCGAGTAGGCACTGCGGACCACCCGATCGGCGCCCAGCTCGATGCCGAGCCGCGCGGCCATCGCGCGGGCCGCGCCGAGCTTGCGCTCCGACGGCACGTGGTCCTGCGGGCCGAGGACGAAGCCGATCCGCGAGTGGCCGAGCGAGACGAGGTGACCGAGCGACTGCTCGACCGCGACCTCGTCGTCGCAGGCCACCCGAGGGAAGGGCAGGTCCTCGATCGACGCGTTGATCAGGACGGCGGGCAGGTGTCGCTCGGTCAGCCGGGCGTAGTGCGCGTGCTCGGCATCCCGCTGGGCGTAGTTGCCGCCCGCGAAGACGATCCCGGAGACCTGCTGGGCCAGCAGCAGGTCGACGTAGTCGGACTCGGTGATCCCACCGGCAGTCTGGGTGCACAGCACGGGGGTGAAACCCTGCTGCGCGAGGGCGCCACCGACGACCTCGGCGAAGGCCGGGAAGATCGGGTTCTGCAGCTCGGGCAGCACCAGACCGACCAGTCGGGCCCGCTCACCGCGCAGCTTGGTCGGGCGCTCGTAGCCGAGCACGTCCAGCGCGGTCAGGACTGACGACCGGGTGGCGTCCGAGACGCCGGGCTTGCCGTTCAGGACCCGACTCACGGTCGCCTCGCTCACCCCGACCTTGCGGGCCACCTCAGCAAGACGTCGCGACATTGCGCAAGCATATGACTGATGCCGCAAGCCGCTTGCGTGATCTGCGTCATCGCGCGGCGGTCTGCCCGCCGATCCGACAGCACATCTCGAGTGCGCCCCCAAGTGCCTCTCGAGTGCGCGCACCGGGCCACGCCCGTAGGGTCAGACACCGAACCGCCGGAGCCCTCCGCCCGGCGACGGCACGAAGGACACCTGTGACCCACCTCCCGGCGGCAGCCTCCGCGGTGCTCGCCGGTCTGTGCCTGGCCCTCGCCGCGGCCTGCACGCCGACCCCGCCCGAGGTGGAGCAGCCGACCGTCACGCCGACGGCGACGCCCACCCCGACGCCCGCGCCGGTGCACACCGCCGAGCTGAGGCTCCCGCCCGGTCCGACGACCGTGCTCGACCTGCCGGATGCCGTGAGCCGCGCTGCCGCGGCCAGCACGACCTTCTACTCCAGCGCCCCGGTCGCGGTCCTGGCACCCGCCGACGACGTCGCCGCGCAGGTCCGGGCGGCCGGCATCGCCGTCACGCTCGGCGCTCCCCTCCTGCTGACCTCACCGACGACCGCGCCCGCCGTCGAACCGACGGCCCCGGCAGTCGATCCGGCGGTCGATCCGGCGGTCGATCCAGCAGTCGACCCGGCAGCGACACCCGACACGGGCGCACCGGCAGACCCCACGAGCATCGAGCTGGACAGGCTCGGGGTGCTGGCGGTGGTGACGGTCGGCGACGTCGGCTCGGACCTGACGTCCGTCGTCGGCGACGCGGCAGTCGTCGCAGCGCCCCAGGACGACGCGGAGCTCGCCGCCGTGCTGCTGATCGATCCTGATCCGGCGCCCATGCCGGCGACGGGCACCGAGCAGGCCACCGTCGCCGCCCTCGACCGCGACGCCCCGACGGTGCCGAGCAGCGCGGCCGACGAGGGACCGGCCGTCCGGGCGGCGTCGGCCACGTCACCGGCCACACCCGCACCCACGGAGCCGCCGTCCGGCGCCGCGCCGTCGGGCGCCTCGACACCGTCCCGTTCACCGTCGCCCACCGCGTCGGCCACGCCCACGCCGTCCGCCACGCCGGGCCCGGCCGAGACCGCACTGCCGTTGACCGAGCTCGCCGAACCGCTCGACGGTGGGCTGCTGCTGACGACGGGCGACCCGATGGACCTGGCCGCCCTGGCGACCGCGCGCGCGGCCGGCGTCACCGTCCTGACGGTGCCGACCGGCGACCCGCGGGCCGACAGCGCCACCGTGCGTGGTCTCGCCGACGCCGCCGCGACGAGCATCGTCGGGCTCGGCCCGGCCTTCGGCTCCGCGGAGACCCTGGCCTGGAAGTCGCAGACCGCGGCGACCGGGACCGAGCTGCCTGGCGGGGGTCAGCTCGTCTTCGCCGGGCGGCGCTTCGTCGCGCTGTACGGGACCCCGACCTTCCCGGCGCTCGGCGTCCTCGGGGAGCAGGATCCCGCGGCCAGCGTCGTGCGCGCCCAGGGGCTCGCCGCGCAGTACCAGGCGCTGACGTCGGACCTCGTCGTCCCCGCCTTCGAGATCATCGTGACGATCGCGTCGTCGGGAGCCGGGGCGGACGGCAACTACTCCAACGAGCTACCGGCCGAGAGCTTCATCCCGTGGATCGAGGCGGCGCGCGACGCGGGGGTCTACGTGGTGCTGGACCTGCAGCCGGGACGCACGGACTTCCTCACCCAGGCCAAGGCGTACGAGTCGCTGCTGCTCTACCCGAACGTCGGGCTGGCGCTCGACCCGGAGTGGCGACTGGCTCCCGACCAGGTGCACCTGCGCCAGATCGGCTCGGTGCACGTCGACGAGGTCAACGCCGTCGCGGCCTACCTCGCGGAGCTGACCCGGACCAACCACCTGCCGCAGAAGGTGCTCGTCCTGCACCAGTTCGTGCAGCGCATGATCCAGGGTCGCGAACTGGTCGACACCTCCCACGAGGAGGTGGCCGTGCTCATCCACGCGGACGGCCAGGGCAGCCAGGGCGCGAAGGCCGGGACCTGGGCCGCCCTGCACGAGGGCGCCCCCGCCGGTGTCCGCTGGGGCTGGAAGAACTTCCTGGACGAGGACGTCCCGGTGCTCGACCCGACGCAGACCTACCAGGTGGTGCCCACGCCGGAGTTCGTCAGCTACCAGTGACGAACGGGTCGGTCAGACCTTCGCGGACTGGCTGGGCAGGACGGCGAAGTAGGCGCGTGAGCTGGCGAGGGCGGCCCAGCGAGCCAGCACCTGCGGCGGGACCTCGAAGTCGCCGTTCGAGCCTGCGCTCGCACCGTCCACGGAGGACGAGGACGGGGACGGGGAGCTGGTGACTGCGTGATCGCCCATGACGCGCTTCTCTCGTTCGGTGGCCCGGCTGACCTCGAGGGTCCCGTGGCTTTGCGTCCCCACCTCGCGGCGGGTTTGCCCTTGTCGCTGACTCAACCAGGCTACGTGCGACACGCCGACGATGCACCCCTCGCCACCCGTTCGGCTCAGCCTTTTCACCCGCGCACGATCACTCCGGCCGCCCCAGTCCTCATCGCGGCCGGCACCCGGCCGATCAGAGAGGTGCCAGCATCCGATCTGGAGGGACCCGCGCGTGGAGGCAGTCGCCAGCATCAACGACCGGATCATGCAGATCCAGGCGCGGATCGCCCAGCTCGACGCGCCGCGACCTCGGGCCCAGGTGGGCCAGACGACCCCGATGGGCTCGATCGGCTCGGTCGGCTCGCTGACGACCGGCGCGCCGACATCGGCGACCGCCTTCGACCTGATCATGGACCAGGCGCTCGCGCAGACCGCGCCGGCCAGTGACGTCGTGGGTTCCGGCAAGGACAAGGTCAACGGCGACGGGATCCCCGTCGAGCTCCTCGGATACGGCAACGGCCGCATCCCCGGGAACGCGCTGAGCACCATCGCCGGTACCGGTCACTCCCTCTGGAGCCCGGCCGCACGGTCGTTCGAGGCCATGCGGGACGCGGCCGCGCGCGACGGTGTGACGATCGGGATCACCGACTCCTACCGCACCTACGAGAGCCAGGTCGACCTCGCCGAGCGCAAGGGGCTCTACTCCCAGGGTGGCCTTGCCGCCCGGCCCGGCACGAGCGACCACGGCTGGGGGGTCGCCATGGATCTCCGCCTCGACTCGACCGCGCAGTCGTGGATCCGGGCCAACGGCGCCACGTACGGGTTCACCGAGGACGTCCCGCGCGAGCCCTGGCACTGGGCGTACCGCCCGACCCACTGATCCGGCCCGATCCGGCCCGATCCGGCCCGGTCCGCCCTGACGTGGCTCAGTCCGGCCTGACGCGACACAGTCCTGACCCGGCGCGGCGGCCCTCATGCGTCACGTGCTCCGCGCAGCCGCACAGCCCGGCCGAGACCGAGCCGCAGGCCAGACCCGACCCTCAGATGACCAGGACGGACACCCGTCCGGCGCCGTAGCCGGCGATGTCGACCTCCATGTCGAGCCGGCTCACGTACGCCAGCACCCACTTGGCGATGTCCGGCGGCAGCATCTCGCGCGGCGCGTACGCCTCGTACAGCCGGACGTGCGGGGCGCCGTCGGCGTTGAACAGCGACGCCGCGACATTGAGGACTTCCGCGGTGTTGTCGTAGAGGGCGGGGGTCAGGAGCTCCTGCTCGACAGCGGCGCGTGCCCCGGCCGGCGGGAGCAGCGCGATGGCTGCCCCGACCTGCGCGGCGAGCGCCAGGTCCATCACGATCAGCGCCCGGAGCTTGAGCACGTCGTCGACGTACGCGCCGACGACAGCGCCGGGGTGCAGGTGCGGCTCGACGGCGCCCGTCCCGAGGACGGCGTCGACGTCCCGCCCGAGCAGCCCTTCGAAGAGCTCGCGGACCTCGAGGGCTGCCGGCAACGGCGTGGGCCTGGTCGCGGCGCTCATGCGAGGAAGGGGTCGATGGTGTCCCGGAACACCTCTGCGGTGAACGGTTTCGCGATCAGGAAGAGGGCGCCGGCGGTCTCGGCCTGCTCGCGCATCTCGGTCGAGCCCTCCGACGTCACGAACGCGAACGGGGTGTCGATGCCCTGCGCGCGCATGGCTCGCAACAGATCGATCCCGGAGAGCTCAGGCATGTTCCAGTCCGAGAGCACGAAGTCCGGCTCTTCGGCCTTGACGGTCTCGAGGGCCGCGGCGCCGTCCGGGGCCTCGATGATCTCCCACCAGTCGTAGCCGGCCTGGCGGAGCGTACGGATGACGATCTGCCGCATCACTCGGCTGTCGTCGGCTATTAGGACTCTCATCGGTACCACCTCGCTCGTGCGTCGTCACTCGTGTTCTTCGGGCTCATGGGGGCCCGTCCTGCGCGCCCGCTCATGGCAGCTGCCACAGGCTGATGATCAGGGGCCGTCCGCGCCAGTCGAGGACCAACCGGTGCAGCAGCGCGTCCGGGTCGGTCGCCGGCCGCTCGTGGGTGA from Cellulomonas sp. KRMCY2 includes:
- a CDS encoding D-alanyl-D-alanine carboxypeptidase family protein; amino-acid sequence: MEAVASINDRIMQIQARIAQLDAPRPRAQVGQTTPMGSIGSVGSLTTGAPTSATAFDLIMDQALAQTAPASDVVGSGKDKVNGDGIPVELLGYGNGRIPGNALSTIAGTGHSLWSPAARSFEAMRDAAARDGVTIGITDSYRTYESQVDLAERKGLYSQGGLAARPGTSDHGWGVAMDLRLDSTAQSWIRANGATYGFTEDVPREPWHWAYRPTH
- a CDS encoding response regulator; translated protein: MRVLIADDSRVMRQIVIRTLRQAGYDWWEIIEAPDGAAALETVKAEEPDFVLSDWNMPELSGIDLLRAMRAQGIDTPFAFVTSEGSTEMREQAETAGALFLIAKPFTAEVFRDTIDPFLA
- a CDS encoding LacI family DNA-binding transcriptional regulator, with the translated sequence MSRRLAEVARKVGVSEATVSRVLNGKPGVSDATRSSVLTALDVLGYERPTKLRGERARLVGLVLPELQNPIFPAFAEVVGGALAQQGFTPVLCTQTAGGITESDYVDLLLAQQVSGIVFAGGNYAQRDAEHAHYARLTERHLPAVLINASIEDLPFPRVACDDEVAVEQSLGHLVSLGHSRIGFVLGPQDHVPSERKLGAARAMAARLGIELGADRVVRSAYSLESGQAAATRLLRTGVTGIICASDPLALGAIRAVRRAGLRVPDDVSVIGYDDSALMNCTDPPLTTVRQPIEPMGRAAIDLLVSQINGATVASDELLFEPELVVRGSTGPAPA